A genomic region of Aspergillus oryzae RIB40 DNA, chromosome 1 contains the following coding sequences:
- a CDS encoding uncharacterized protein (predicted protein), giving the protein MPGGGNPHGQMQVPQQKPDNQLMMNYLAQALQSQGTFTGWRADVSLKERAVNVYQMWTSLRLIQPHAALQSLAQAALSFEQKAFNNAKEKVDYDKECNDKLVHIRDTRARQAAVLQQNGGMMAQSGHAAGMAGVGQAPFPQQMGRPTQASPMPGQQQMAMGMNDPSRQAAIQHRQQQQQQQQSQAMLQQRAQPRPGNGIPLTDDLSTLSAQDYENVCRIANQILSKTSQEDVDKIKMNLQNMTPEQRQYLNRKNMDPITYFFRSQALTQLRRHKRARQEAQQRAQNAGVDPNSAMMGDPMMNAQQRQMFQNMMNLQRNSFSMGSQPNLDPSSFIGNVENIQGQQADGLRSQEAGQLVVPASSSQMNQQPFTTPQNMFQVGQGNQTNMNGAGISPQFFSQQQLQTSQNLQQDRTQQAPQFQPQSQAQTQAQARAQAAQKAQMAISQAGQANSQMQQQLTQQSPAMPMLNRPMAPGQMSPAQVTAQVRPPSRAPGQQPTGVQSLGGQTGMQGRPQIPPNLPPMVQEQLARMTQEQLTAFLMNQQRRPLNNQAMARANANQQSMPMQQNLSQAGQGQPIVNGQAGNNQNMRASLNLQQQLAGMGGAQAPNQMLPGQQQMTAQQRQQQQQQQRQHDLYKMQLLRQQSGGLEMSPDQIKDMDRLPFPPSILSNNPNVPSPVPKHIKTWGQLKQWATANPQVLGGIDLQKLVTFQKFHLAQILAQNKEGGRNPDSGGQNPWMQMPFQGQQQQFMNQQQFQAGQQQAPINMPPMRQITVQDIQIARQRLGTQVQNYTDDQLRELLFRNRQKQLMQLAQNRAAQLAAQQGQQTQSSQQPPVTAPSATPQIKSEVQHQQPTTQLNQQMQVTKTQNATPGKGAKGPASKQPPKRKMPNEESADAQNTPAQKSAQPATSQGLSGSTPARPNMPFTREQLVNMTPQQRAQLEAHIRRQQSQNQTRAPISRTAAEEQWNNLPDKIKQWYTEILANAPSNDPISVQPEQKAQMAQQLRECTDMLGRMDTLVQWFSKIPNQEKNVKSLLAMRIQLMRQFKSGPDWTINDHFTVSPEYLTMTTNYVKKLFQAMITRVSQHQNQPSGQRPSVSQGSTNVQSTAQNNMPALNASNLQQLQQQEEAIQRARRASSQTAVSATSAVPPAPFGAPSPQGVPHVYGPGSMPPQELKLPPPKKRKQSHAGPTAGTAGTKSPATKQTTADAKMAATAMVGPFKCSVPQCQHHYQGFATQNALDKHVEDTHKVEESIEDPLQFALDSFRNLVEEEDKASPESQAPKKSTGSAMDTPQVPPKVGMSSPSMKQEAGTTPITAGATPVTRVYGQFGAKPTSPASNQTPRGPSSKVPLATAKPSGSKDGKKEAGKATEQMPPLEPTAEDPWTSSAVSLEAIQDTFMDFGDDSGFGFGPMDEFINADMFANTQSKDTPDSVETAIITETPKDNDLPKVGDLAGKGAEYLEDNWIPMDWINLPGRFEDGPLLNESWEDIDWDTLDRSNGSMNVDDSGIAICAM; this is encoded by the exons ATGCCTGGAGGAGGTAATCCGCATGGCCAAATGCAGGTTCCGCAGCAGAAGCCAGATAATcagttgatgatgaactatTTGGCCCAGGCATTGCAGTCTCAGGGCACTTTTACCGGATGGAGAGCCGATGTTTCTCTCAAGGAGCGAGCTGTTAATGTATATCAGAT GTGGACATCCCTTCGTTTAATACAACCGCATGCCGCTCTACAGAGCTTAGCACAGGCTGCTTTAAGTTTTGAACAGAAAGCTTTTAACAATGCAAAAGAGAAG GTCGATTACGATAAAGAATGCAACGATAAACTGGTCCATATTCGAGATACTCGGGCTAGGCAGGCGGCTGTATTACAACAGAATGGCGGCATGATGGCTCAATCCGGCCACGCGGCGGGAATGGCCGGTGTTGGACAGGCTCCGTTTCCTCAACAGATGGGCCGTCCGACACAAGCTTCTCCAATGCCTGGAcagcagcagatggccaTGGGGATGAATGATCCGAGTCGTCAGGCGGCTATACAGCAtcggcaacagcagcaacagcagcagcaatcgCAGGCAATGCTTCAACAACGAGCGCAGCCAAGACCTGGTAATGGTATACCTCTGACGGATGATCTTAGCACGCTTTCGGCTCAAGACTACGAAAATGTTTGCCGTATCGCCAACCAAATCTTATCGAAGACTTCCCAGGAAGATGTGGACAAGATCAAAATGAATCTACAGAACATGACCCCGGAGCAAAGACAATACCTTAACCGGAAGAATATGGATCCCATCACGTATTTCTTTCGCTCCCAAGCATTGACTCAACTCAGGAGACACAAACGAGCCCGACAGGAAGCGCAACAACGTGCGCAGAATGCAGGGGTTGATCCTAATAGTGCGATGATGGGAGATCCCATGATGAACGCCCAGCAACGCCAAATGTTCCAGAATATGATGAACCTTCAGCGCAATTCATTCTCAATGGGAAGTCAGCCGAATTTGGATCCGTCCTCATTCATTGGCAACGTTGAAAATATACAGGGACAACAGGCGGATGGTTTGCGCTCCCAGGAGGCAGGTCAGCTTGTGGTGCCTGCTAGTTCTTCCCAGATGAACCAACAACCATTTACAACGCCTCAGAATATGTTTCAAGTCGGCCAGGGTAACCAGACCAATATGAACGGTGCCGGCATTAGTCCTCAATTCTTCTCCCAACAGCAATTACAGACGTCACAAAATCTCCAGCAAGATCGAACGCAACAGGCACCTCAATTCCAACCACAATCGCAAGCACAAACACAAGCCCAGGCGCGCGCGCAGGCTGCTCAGAAAGCGCAAATGGCTATATCTCAAGCCGGCCAAGCCAATTCTCAAATGCAACAACAGCTGACACAGCAAAGTCCCGCCATGCCGATGCTGAATCGTCCCATGGCTCCGGGTCAGATGTCACCAGCGCAAGTGACAGCTCAAGTTCGGCCTCCGTCACGGGCTCCTGGGCAACAACCGACTGGGGTCCAGTCTTTGGGAGGACAAACGGGCATGCAGGGTCGGCCTCAAATTCCTCCTAACCTTCCGCCAATGGTTCAAGAACAACTGGCACGGATGACCCAAGAGCAGCTTACCGCGTTTTTAATGAACCAGCAGCGCCGTCCACTCAATAATCAAGCTATGGCGAGAGCAAACGCTAACCAGCAGTCCATGCCTATGCAACAGAACCTGTCACAAGCTGGCCAGGGTCAGCCTATAGTGAATGGTCAGGCGGGTAATAATCAAAATATGCGTGCCTCCCTGAATTTACAACAACAGCTCGCAGGTATGGGTGGTGCACAAGCGCCCAATCAGATGCTCCCAGGGCAACAGCAAATGACAGCCCAGCAacggcagcagcaacaacaacaacagcgtCAACACGACTTATATAAGATGCAGTTGCTTCGCCAGCAGAGTGGAGGCTTGGAAATGTCCCCCGACCAGATCAAAGACATGGATCGCTTGCCATTCCCCCCTTCAATACTTAGCAACAACCCCAACGTCCCTTCGCCAGTTCCGAAACATATAAAGACTTGGGGCCAACTGAAACAATGGGCAACTGCAAACCCTCAAGTCCTTGGGGGCATAGATCTACAAAAGTTAGTGACATTCCAGAAATTTCATTTGGCTCAGATATTGGcacaaaacaaagaaggtGGTCGGAATCCTGATAGTGGTGGCCAAAATCCTTGGATGCAAATGCCTTTCCAggggcagcaacagcaattTATGAACCAACAACAGTTCCAAGCTGGCCAACAACAAGCGCCAATAAACATGCCTCCAATGCGACAGATCACTGTGCAAGATATTCAAATAGCTCGTCAGCGACTAGGAACTCAAGTGCAAAATTATACCGATGATCAGCTTCGAGAACTACTCTTTAGGAACCGACAGAAACAGTTAATGCAGCTTGCCCAGAACCGTGCTGCTCAACTTGCAGCCCAGCaaggtcagcagacccagTCGTCTCAGCAGCCTCCGGTCACCGCGCCTTCGGCCACGCCTCAAATCAAGTCTGAGGTCCAACACCAGCAACCAACAACACAGTTGAATCAGCAGATGCAAGTGACAAAGACCCAGAACGCAACACCTGGAAAAGGCGCCAAAGGACCTGCTTCTAAGCAAccgccgaagaggaagatgccaAATGAAGAAAGCGCGGACGCCCAGAATACCCCTGCACAAAAGTCGGCGCAGCCTGCGACTTCTCAAGGATTGTCAGGTTCTACGCCAGCACGACCTAACATGCCGTTCACTCGTGAGCAGCTGGTCAATATGACACCACAGCAACGTGCACAATTGGAGGCGCACATACGGAGGCAACAGAGCCAGAATCAAACGCGAGCTCCCATTTCGAGAACCGCTGCGGAAGAGCAATGGAACAACCTACCGGACAAGATCAAACAATGGTACACCGAAATCTTGGCCAACGCCCCATCCAATGATCCTATTTCTGTTCAACCAGAGCAAAAAGCTCAAATGGCCCAGCAACTACGGGAGTGTACGGATATGCTGGGTAGGATGGATACACTGGTCCAATGGTTTTCCAAGATTCCCAATCAGGAAAAGAATGTCAAAAGCTTATTAGCTATG CGCATACAATTAATGAGGCAATTCAAATCTGGACCTGACTGGACGATCAATGACCATTTTACTGTCTCACCCGAGTATCTAACAATGACCACCAACTATGTTAAGAAGCTTTTCCAAGCCATGATCACCCGCGTCAGCCAACatcaaaaccaaccatctgGACAGCGACCTAGTGTCTCTCAAGGGTCAACTAATGTGCAATCGACCGCCCAGAATAACATGCCCGCCTTAAACGCAAGCAATCTCCAGCAACTTCAACAGCAGGAGGAGGCTATTCAGCGGGCCCGAAGGGCTTCGAGCCAGACTGCTGTCTCGGCAACTTCCGCCGTACCACCGGCACCGTTTGGCGCGCCGTCTCCGCAGGGTGTACCCCATGTTTATGGACCCGGTAGCATGCCCCCTCAGGAACTAAAACTGCctccgccgaagaagaggaagcagtCTCACGCCGGGCCTACTGCCGGAACAGCTGGCACCAAATCACCGGCAACCAAACAGACTACAGCAGATGCCAAAATGGCTGCTACAGCTATGGTTGGTCCTTTCAAATGCAGTGTTCCACAGTGTCAACATCATTACCAGGGCTTTGCAACCCAGAACGCGCTGGACAAGCATGTTGAAGATACCCATAAGGTTGAAGAATCAATCGAAGATCCGCTTCAGTTTGCCCTTGACAGCTTCCGTAATctggtcgaggaggaggacaaggCTTCACCTGAATCTCAAGCTCCGAAGAAGAGTACTGGTAGTGCAATGGACACCCCGCAGGTGCCTCCTAAAGTGGGCATGTCCTCACCCTCCATGAAGCAAGAAGCAGGAACAACTCCAATCACCGCTGGCGCCACTCCGGTGACACGCGTGTACGGCCAGTTCGGAGCGAAACCCACTTCTCCCGCATCCAACCAGACCCCTCGTGGGCCATCAAGCAAAGTACCTTTGGCGACAGCCAAGCCTTCCGGTAGTAAGGatgggaagaaagaggccgGCAAAGCGACCGAGCAGATGCCACCTTTAGAGCCTACCGCTGAAGACCCTTGGACATCAAGTGCTGTTTCTCTTGAGGCGATCCAGGACACATTCATGGACTTTGGAGATGACAGTGGCTTTGGTTTCGGCCCCATGGACGAGTTCATCAATGCAGACATGTTCGCCAACACTCAGTCGAAAGATACACCGGATTCGGTTGAAACCGCCATCATCACCGAGACACCTAAGGACAACGACTTACCGAAAGTCGGAGACCTGGCAGGTAAAGGTGCGGAATACCTTGAAGATAACTGGATTCCAATGGACTGGATCAATCTTCCTGGTCGGTTCGAAGATGGACCTCTCTTGAATGAGTCCtgggaggatattgattggGACACTCTCGATCGGAGTAACGGAAGCATGAATGTTGACGATAGTGGAATCGCCATCTGTGCCATGTAA
- a CDS encoding putative nucleotide-sugar transporter (predicted integral membrane protein), with amino-acid sequence MATKAMIPFLVTMMLVTGVCNTILNKYQDMQCVRNCDSSDPSDRQLFEQPVIQTIQMFIGEMGSWLVVLLSFIYQAYISPRFSNQSSPLLVGGYHPVAENDGIDDTVEDNAIGGDDLPNDPTKPAHAHDGRIRLHGRKIFLLAAPACCDIAGTTLMNVGLLFVAASIYQMTRGALVLFVGLFSVLFLHRKLYLYQWMALFVVVLGVALVGLAGALFGDSQNHDITREDAMAAVAHVSMQARALAKTPEAVQAIIGVLLIAAAQIFTASQFVLEEWILEHYAMNPLQVVGWEGVFGFSVTVIGSIILYLSIGRTEAGRYGYFDVKEGWHQVFSNRAITISSVLIMISIGGFNFFGLSVTRSVSATSRSTIDTCRTLFIWLASLALGWESFKWLQVAGFALLVYGTFLFNDIVRPPLKACLPRGVRERELLLPEEPIEHI; translated from the exons ATGGCGACCAAAGCAATGATTCCGTTCCTGGTCACGATGATGCTCGTGACCGGTGTCTGCAATACCATCCTCAACAAGTACCAG GATATGCAATGCGTGCGAAACTGTGATTCCTCGGATCCAAGTGATCGCCAGCTCTTTGAGCAGCCTGTTATCCAAAC GATTCAGATGTTCATTGGAGAAATGGGTAGCTGGCTCGTGGTCCTACTCTCATTCATTTACCAGGCATACATCTCACCGCGCTTTTCGAACCAATCATCCCCCCTTTTAGTCGGTGGCTATCACCCTGTCGCGGAAAATGACGGCATCGACGATACGGTCGAGGATAATGCGATTGGTGGGGATGACCTCCCCAATGACCCTACAAAGCCCGCGCACGCGCACGACGGGCGTATACGGCTACATGGCCGGAagatctttcttcttgctgcccCGGCATGCTGTGACATCGCAGGCACCACCCTTATGAACGTCGGTCTGCTCTTTGTTGCAGCAAGTATTTACCAAATGACACGTGGTGCGCTAGTACTCTTCGTTGGGCTATTCAGTGTTCTGTTTCTCCACCGGAAGCTCTACCTTTATCAATGGATGGCACTTTTTGTGGTCGTCCTGGGAGTTGCACTGGTAGGCCTTGCAGGTGCCCTCTTTGGTGACAGCCAGAACCACGATATCACACGTGAGGATGCCATGGCAGCTGTAGCACACGTCTCGATGCAAGCCCGCGCTCTTGCAAAGACCCCTGAAGCAGTTCAGGCTATTATCGGTGTTCTCCTTATCGCCGCAGCCCAGATCTTTACTGCCTCGCAATTCGTGCTGGAAGAATGGATCTTGGAACACTATGCTATGAACCCCCTCCAAGTTGTTGGCTGGGAAGGTGTTTTCGGCTTCTCTGTAACTGTCATCGGGtcaattattttatatctgTCCATAGGCCGTACGGAAGCTGGCCGCTATGGATACTTTGATGTCAAGGAGGGATGGCATCAGGTATTCAGTAACAGAGCTATCACTATCTCCAGTGTACTGATTATGATCAGTATTGG TGGCTTCAATTTCTTCGGCCTCTCCGTTACCCGTTCCGTTTCCGCTACATCCCGCAGCACGATTGACACTTGCCGAACACTCTTCATTTGGCTTGCCTCATTGGCGCTCGGATGGGAATCCTTTAAATGGCTTCAGGTGGCCGGGTTCGCATTACTTGTGTATGGAACCTTCCTGTTTAACGACATTGTACGCCCACCACTCAAGGCATGTCTTCCCCGTGGAgtgagggagagagaatTGCTGCTGCCAGAAGAGCCGATCGAGCATATCTAA